From a single Microbacterium murale genomic region:
- a CDS encoding helix-turn-helix transcriptional regulator: MATIDQATLERVLSGVNVFSGGTRRVELPSSGALPLADGVVSFVHVVAGAVRGHPPLASGCTLGIDRATQTISVTQPSTPGELAAGGALLTLGDRSVILDAPNGAILAVGELELTDPSALQMMPDFVVVNDFAALEPAAAALAAQQGTPPFAATDARSGDPLICRMMATTVLLSVIRAWAEKGCAPDGWAARSSDPFLDRVIAAIHRTPGREWTVESLASVGAMSRSVFAERFRAVVGQSPASYVTDVRMDAAKSMLAAGNTVSGTARELGYSSDEGFSRAFRRATGVTPSRWRTSERTPIPA, encoded by the coding sequence ATGGCGACGATCGATCAGGCGACACTCGAACGCGTGCTCTCCGGGGTGAACGTGTTCTCCGGCGGGACACGACGCGTCGAGTTGCCGTCATCCGGAGCGCTTCCCCTCGCCGACGGCGTCGTGAGCTTCGTGCACGTCGTCGCCGGAGCGGTGCGAGGCCACCCGCCGCTTGCCAGCGGATGCACTCTCGGCATCGACCGTGCGACCCAGACGATCAGCGTCACTCAGCCGAGCACGCCTGGCGAGTTGGCTGCGGGCGGTGCGCTGCTCACGCTGGGAGATCGCTCGGTCATCCTCGACGCACCGAATGGCGCCATTCTGGCTGTGGGCGAGTTGGAACTCACCGACCCGAGCGCACTGCAGATGATGCCGGATTTCGTCGTCGTCAATGACTTCGCTGCACTCGAGCCGGCCGCCGCAGCTCTCGCGGCCCAACAGGGAACGCCCCCGTTCGCTGCCACGGATGCGCGCTCGGGCGATCCCTTGATCTGCCGAATGATGGCGACCACGGTGCTTCTATCTGTGATCCGTGCGTGGGCGGAGAAGGGCTGCGCTCCCGACGGGTGGGCTGCTCGCTCGAGCGACCCGTTCCTCGACCGCGTGATCGCGGCGATCCATCGGACGCCGGGGCGCGAGTGGACCGTCGAGTCACTCGCCAGCGTCGGAGCCATGTCACGCTCGGTGTTCGCCGAACGATTCCGTGCAGTCGTCGGCCAGTCGCCGGCGAGCTACGTCACCGACGTGCGGATGGATGCGGCGAAGTCGATGCTCGCTGCCGGAAACACGGTGTCGGGGACGGCAAGAGAGCTCGGCTACTCCTCGGATGAGGGCTTCAGCCGCGCGTTCCGCCGCGCGACCGGTGTGACACCGTCGCGCTGGAGAACGAGCGAGCGCACCCCGATACCGGCCTGA